A section of the Phaseolus vulgaris cultivar G19833 chromosome 8, P. vulgaris v2.0, whole genome shotgun sequence genome encodes:
- the LOC137824943 gene encoding uncharacterized protein, with protein sequence MLSESSLPKYFWADAVSTSCYVMNKVLIRPILKKTPYELFNGRKPNINHLRVFGCSCFVLNNGKENLGKFDEKADHGIFIGYSLNSHAYRIYNKRLMTVEESVHMVFDEVDRKSIQISKNNVEEDEQNISLEKLDICAEKQPVDCSKQPIEILQQSELPKEWRIPRDLLVENIIGQIKEGVSTRSSISNFYRHIAFVSQIEPKSIEEALKDEKLSKQRMESFYVNQSIVKKFSINLKWKVARKQAHLCPQAAIWMQMLLEKGYQANPKESHFKVAKRILKYLKGTTNVGLWHPSQSPIHLIGYSDSDFAGCKLDRKSTSGTCHLLGSSLISWHSKKQACVALSTAEAEYIAGGSCCAQIL encoded by the exons ATGCTAAGTGAATCTTCTCTTcccaagtatttttgggctgatgctgttagcacctcttgctatgtgatgaataaagtgctaataaggccaatcttgaagaagactccctatgaactcttcaatggaaggaaaccAAACATCAATCACCTCCGAGTTTTCGGTTGCAGTTGTTTTGTTctaaacaatggaaaggaaaatctagggaaatttgatgaaaaagctgatcATGGTATCTTCATTGGCTATTCCCTAAATAGTCATGCATATAggatctacaacaagaggctaatgactgtagaagagtCTGTTCACATGGTCTTTGATGAAGTGGATCGCAAGAGCATTCAAATCTCAAAGAACAATGTTGAAGAGGATGAACAGAACATCAGCTTGGAGAAGCTGGACATCTGTgcggaaaaacaaccggttgattgctcgaaacaaccgattgaaattctgcagcagagtgagttgcccaaagaatggaggattcctagagatctgttaGTGGAAAAtatcattgggcagataaaggagggtgtttctacacgtagctctatctcaaaCTTCTACAGGCACattgcttttgtctctcaaattgaaccaaagtcaattgaggaagctctcaaggatgaaaa gttaagcaaacaaaggatggaatctttctatgtcaatcaaagtattgtaaagaaattctcaataaatttgaaatggaaagttgcaAGGAAGCAAGCACACCTATGCCCTCAAGCAGCtatatggatgcagatgctacttgaaaaggg atatcaagcaaatccaaaggaatcccACTTCAAAGTTGCAAAgaggattctgaaatatctcaaaggaacaacaAATGTTGGTCTATGGCATCCTTCTCAGTCTCCTATACATTTAATTGgctattcagattctgattttgcaggatgTAAGCTGGacagaaaaagcacaagtggtaCTTGCCATCTTCTTGGTTCAAGCCTCATCTCATGGCATagtaagaagcaagcttgtgtggctCTCTCTACTGCAGAGGCTGAGTACATTGCTggtggaagctgttgtgcacaaattctcTAG